Proteins encoded in a region of the Ornithodoros turicata isolate Travis chromosome 3, ASM3712646v1, whole genome shotgun sequence genome:
- the LOC135387929 gene encoding centrosome-associated protein CEP250-like isoform X3 gives MSWASSEWKNGLPSQALVHIERLEKELQWAQKEKEQKQIQLDLLKQTNEKQALKTAGGSNGHRAADSSAQVAQLQAKVEELQAQLNASHSRSRSAMGSVLQTPTHVPSTPTRALSTPQRGREVNEVAQLRSEKASLEDQMSKLEQRCRTLQCQVENSSTACKKQEQKFKEREAALKEETRTLIQETGKLQRELDDMRMRTHQEQVRLEKQLDSFKSQLERGEQQKTMITAELNHTLSTVKEKENLVQSLESQLQRQKAQEQIDKANSQKQADERVRKESEKADALRKQMEDFKMSVAQQETTVRNLKRDLEEALKLKDEQHAKLQQAENRSAELKTKLEEKLSALQREASAKEKELSETKRALAQKEAEVNDHRDSAKALKEEVGRLREKIAEKESECKQKQSHERELEEKVKILLRQQEQAKEEIREQKSVALKFEQERQCSDAKNKALVADIESKSLRVSQLEKELSSKASSLSEFSKLLEERKAETEKLLKEKQILNEDTQKMMQNMLERQGTIESLEQNLRTSAEQHAATEKELLASKQELSEECEAARRVCEDLRKELQTLEKSQAGNDAELAAARNDMLQHEKNILQLTSCINDLKEAANVKDSELESLKADASRAEQSRNLLLQQHDAAVSELTRNVEESLKSNEELRTNLSKAESDLAELNRQFEEVQHSKAKEIAGKEKELTEIRTTLTQKSAEVDEQANRARALGEETERIRARLSEEEAVRARVESEVREAEETLKSASQELDRAKEMQRLLREAVLKCQEENGGACIEGEASSLKDEAFVSQVTNLIENQTKGNHILREKCQAYEERLHHLTQLVQEKESCMDTLEQRLHEAAEREADTERSVEELRATNDKLSELLAQKEREIEEGASLKEKLQEVESILHAKDEELRTAMASLQQLEEEVVRYKSRVNQLESIQTALDAELRESETLKLELTRIEQDSESAKAQRDATIYALQKQLEELQKAELDFTELKEKLMGEKASLVSKIGAVEESLAEMRATLTEKDEQLKEETVKVKALEQEVDRVKADKDAEVLELQQKLSVAHEESERTKCTLEKRLEELQKCNDELQKGEVNFAELKEKFMNEKTSLVAQIDAMEERAAEMKATLVEKGEQLHEQSRTLKDLQEEVEKVKDDKDAAIQQLQQKLSALLKDMEQLKNLNFQQTETLATLEKENRQLNLDYEATLACSEAKSSEIAELQNELLAKLSSIAELADVLKSQGAEKETLRKEKEALQDDVRKLMLQLHEQEAVAEGLAQKLREMPTIEASHENGKCGRPEYEREEMKSSAEEKAVLKSALDEKEAELSSALASQSALKTELLQLQARIAELEAEQEPRNTSSPRFEEPQQEICNRNAEISSLEGEVAELKQTIRDLLCRENQLADAEAQVAALQHDLAASETQLQQKAAEAEELEQRLASAVGELRATEELKQSLCEKNEQVDSLTRQVLELEEALRQQKDIEDALKEETESLRSALEEARIKMAELEKTWLEKNEECAIYQANISVLDTKLQSQSDLIDTLKKQLEGAEQDAFDARERLQTEICRKEELLQTYELKLQQLNSEKDAALTALREETDSQERSRVDRLLTVIAESEKELVERNSERDGLYLQLMQIEEELREKSREGSAGTPNTSCLVEDEEQAATCSLRWVETVDDVLSELCKKLVEARREMALCEEKLSEDRAKHKELLEKCKNDGRTPEIVHLESRIVELMCDHDRLAKTQHRIYETADMMLEMLHSRVEKVMKLRHSTEADDSSVFMSVNNTMGDQSLEWSYSQDNAMQERLLSRGTDYRDFSPIGSNMGSDVWLPSPTRRKPIASPAEHVDMRSEVRVSCRGPVETKASLRITFMPEDGAGDSSVSFNGGDSACYDFIFEAKEEAERRCEDLQRNIEALRKEKKQVFACFNELVNVVSSLLVKQDPCGVSEKTCDVATTKEKCDQLLSTINARHQHLRSEFNTVRDGLRQLCQIFGADVDFDRLLDVVTPVRTAEIKMLYSFIDELYLEREKLVAEVVELRSQLLHLDRVAGGLREAVSLHDDKVAEQTEKIKSLEAQLVELKPMASESSRQVAALRAETESLKKKLDSHTATTKSLNSALEEVEELLEQTTNERDSCIKETAAVKTQLQQAEEKATSLKELVSDREARVCELTMQVQSMQQELRERSSRETTASERAAALNDQLLKLERQLSDVQDTAARRLEALQAEADALKQQKSSLAEKCESLTSELLDLQIKATDWEARELDHEQTVEGLALQLEHVKEERNTLSTEVGDLREAQLQAAAERTRLEQEKFAVLKQAEEQEQELLRLDAVTKENKSLKEDLERTAQKAWRVDELSAKISGLEEEKATLEEKLKDIEAIENELQTTKKKLEEAEELFQDRASLLTVKEEELAEALNRNLTYEEKLVEVERRLAGAEAKLAEFSEIKAKLDAAESKNVDLTRRFEDLHEENENLSQKIERSTNHAKALELSNREYEEAAQILRNELDTELDKVSKLSAALSELSSQRSILEEQLRNLQVQYEELIRRSTEEKSSLVKLHNEATTEVDDMRKEVISLESTRCCLESRLSEIAAEKKHLEDSSKTLQERIESLEQQKTSLESEVASKEQEMQRLLGQQKTTLDELDQAAVRSAQLEKESAEKDAELNTLRRHLETAQASESSASQRCHALEGKLANSEKEIESLKSALLELDVAKATLACDLEISTAQREELAEGLNRMEAELNHLKELHSEQLAEVERLKQEKEAILAKAEDLSSKLSASNATREEHLTRIGSLESTKLSLESELSSSRVERERLGESLKTLEESVAALESAKATLKAEVSRKKEDMGNLFDEHKKTLAELDQVALRSSQLKKTLMEKDAELSSLKEQLGSVTLEKENASQSCSSLALKLESEQKEVETLKLRLEQVESLKATLATELESSASQREEVESRLCTTEAEMSQLREKYNGNLVEIEMLNKEKESSVAKMEALAKKLSAANSKSDEYRLKVNTAMVAAKKHERERHTLESQLGSLKEEMARMEQSCAEGEKALQRVQELEADVEKYQKEAAEAWSNLGTVSDECKKFKDSTVWLRTRLRVCKERLAEMEKQTPSQSREAPSSGGITVTTETVTSATKSVHRSPSKQRYTVTISATATSPAPKTAGGAEEEPAKKSIFTNVARSGSQAQKKTGPDLEGPASRPTRLTRQTSARLGATQRREEVNTSHPIRPSSAKVKDEKPCSSQATAKGEKASSYLATREAAKRKIVTSGLSPGRSPYSPQSRLRRREDNVRVTSSTVNTPPTSATSRKTATQTTADVAPVTSARRRLRSSSRLQDEQEKQLEERCKVQ, from the exons ATGAGCTGGGCTAGCTCCGAGTGGAAAAATGGCTTGCCATCGCAGGCGTTAGTCCATATAGAGCGTTTGGAAAAAGAACTACAGTGGGCACAGAAGgagaaagaacaaaaacagaTCCAGTTGGACCTTTTGAAGCAGACGAATGAGAAGCAAGCCCTCAAG ACTGCTGGCGGGTCAAATGGACACCGTGCCGCGGACAGCTCGGCTCAAGTCGCTCAACTTCAAGCCAAAGTAGAGGAGTTACAAGCGCAGTTAAATG CAAGCCACAGTAGGTCCCGTTCTGCCATGGGTTCCGTGCTGCAGACGCCCACACACGTCCCTTCAACGCCGACGCGCGCCCTCTCGACGCCTCAACGCGGCAGGGAGGTCAACGAGGTTGCCCAACTTAGGTCCGAGAAGGCTTCGTTGGAGGACCAG ATGTCTAAACTGGAACAGCGTTGCCGCACGTTACAGTGCCAGGTTGAAAATTCCAGCACTGCTTGTAAGAAACAAGAGCAGAAATTCAAGGAGCGAGAAGCTGCGCTGAAAGAGGAGACTAGGACCTTGATACAAG AAACGGGCAAGCTTCAGAGAGAGCTGGATgacatgcgcatgcgcactcaTCAGGAACAAGTACGGCTCGAGAAGCAGCTGGACAGCTTCAAGTCCCAACTGGAGAGGGGCGAACAGCAAAAAAC AATGATAACTGCCGAGTTAAACCACACCCTGTCCACggtgaaggaaaaagaaaacctgGTGCAGTCATTGGAAAGCCAGCTGCAACGACAAAAA GCGCAGGAGCAAATTGACAAGGCCAACTCTCAGAAGCAAGCAGATGAGAGAGTTAGAAAGGAATCCGAGAAGGCAGACGCTTTGAGGAAACAGATGGAGGACTTCAAAATGTCCGTTGCTCAACAAGAGACGACGGTGAGGAACTTAAAGCGTGACCTGGAAGAGGCGCTGAAGCTGAAAGACGAACAGCATGCAAAGCTCCAACAAGCAGAGAACCGTTCAGCAGAGCTGAAGACAAAGCTTGAAGAGAAGCTGTCTGCTCTGCAGAGGGAAGCCTCAGCAAAGGAAAAGGAGCTTTCAGAAACAAAGAGGGCTCTGGCTCAGAAGGAAGCAGAAGTCAATGACCACCGTGACAGTGCAAAGGCACTCAAAGAAGAAGTGGGAAGGCTGCGGGAAAAGATTGCTGAGAAAGAGTCGGAGTGCAAGCAGAAACAATCCCACGAGCGAGAGCTCGAGGAAAAGGTCAAGATCTTGCTACGACAACAGGAACAGGCGAAAGAGGAAATACGTGAACAGAAGAGCGTAGCCTTGAAATTTGAACAGGAACGACAATGCTCGGACGCAAAGAACAAGGCACTGGTTGCAGACATCGAATCAAAGTCTCTCAGGGTTTCTCAACTTGAAAAGGAACTGTCGTCCAAGGCATCGTCCCTGTCCGAATTCTCGAAACTTCTCGAAGAGCGGAAGGCGGAAACAGAGAAGCTCCTAAAAGAGAAGCAGATACTGAATGAAGACACGCAGAAGATGATGCAGAACATGCTCGAACGGCAAGGTACCATCGAGAGCCTCGAGCAGAACTTGCGGACTTCCGCCGAACAGCATGCCGCGACGGAGAAAGAGCTGTTGGCCTCGAAGCAAGAACTCTCGGAAGAGTGTGAAGCCGCGCGGAGGGTTTGTGAAGACCTCCGCAAAGAGTTGCAGACGCTGGAGAAGTCGCAGGCTGGAAATGATGCCGAGTTGGCAGCAGCTCGGAACGACATGCTTCAACACGAAAAGAATATTCTGCAGCTTACTTCGTGCATCAACGACTTGAAGGAAGCCGCAAACGTGAAAGACTCGGAGCTGGAATCTCTGAAAGCAGATGCGAGTCGCGCGGAACAGAGCCGCAACCTTCTGCTACAGCAACATGACGCAGCTGTTTCTGAATTGACCAGGAACGTTGAGGAGTCACTGAAGTCTAACGAAGAGCTTCGCACAAACCTGAGCAAAGCTGAAAGTGACCTGGCGGAGTTGAACAGGCAGTTTGAGGAAGTGCAGCACTCGAAGGCGAAGGAGATTGCTGGAAAAGAGAAGGAACTGACAGAAATTCGGACAACACTGACACAGAAGAGTGCGGAGGTCGATGAACAAGCCAATAGGGCGAGAGCCCTGGGAGAAGAGACTGAAAGAATCCGAGCTCGACTCTCAGAAGAAGAAGCAGTGCGTGCCAGAGTGGAGTCGGAAGTTCGAGAGGCGGAAGAGACGTTGAAATCTGCGTCGCAAGAGTTGGACAGGGCTAAGGAAATGCAGCGTTTGCTGAGGGAAGCTGTTTTGAAATGCCAAGAAGAAAACGGCGGAGCTTGCATCGAGGGCGAAGCATCGTCACTCAAAGATGAAGCTTTCGTGTCTCAGGTCACTAATCTAATCGAAAACCAAACAAAGGGCAACCATATTTTACGAGAAAAATGTCAGGCTTATGAAGAGAGATTGCATCACCTGACACAGCTGGTGCAGGAGAAGGAGAGCTGCATGGACACCTTGGAACAAAGGTTGCACGAAGCCGCGGAACGGGAGGCAGACACAGAACGTTCCGTCGAAGAGCTTCGCGCTACAAATGACAAACTTTCAGAGTTGCTTGCCCAAAAGGAAAGAGAAATCGAAGAGGGAGCCAGCCTCAAAGAAAAGCTGCAAGAAGTGGAAAGCATCTTGCACGCTAAAGATGAAGAACTGAGGACGGCAATGGCCTCGTTGCAGCAACTCGAAGAGGAGGTCGTGCGCTACAAGTCTCGTGTCAACCAGCTGGAGAGCATCCAGACAGCACTGGATGCCGAACTAAGAGAGTCAGAGACATTGAAGCTGGAGCTGACGCGCATCGAGCAAGATAGCGAGTCTGCAAAAGCCCAGCGGGATGCAACGATTTACGCACTGCAGAAACAGCTGGAGGAGCTGCAGAAAGCGGAACTGGATTTCACGGAGCTGAAAGAGAAGCTTATGGGTGAAAAAGCATCCTTGGTGAGCAAAATTGGTGCGGTGGAAGAAAGCCTTGCAGAAATGCGAGCAACCTTGACTGAGAAAGATGAGCAGCTCAAGGAAGAAACTGTCAAAGTGAAGGCCTTGGAACAAGAGGTCGACAGAGTGAAAGCAGACAAAGATGCTGAAGTCTTGGAGTTGCAGCAGAAGCTTTCAGTGGCGCATGAAGAATCTGAGCGCACTAAATGCACTCTTGAGAAACGACTAGAGGAACTGCAGAAATGCAACGACGAACTTCAGAAAGGTGAAGTGAACTTCGCTGAGCTGAAAGAAAAGTTCATGAATGAGAAGACATCGCTGGTCGCCCAAATCGACGCTATGGAGGAAAGAGCGGCAGAAATGAAAGCGACCCTGGTTGAAAAAGGCGAACAACTTCACGAACAAAGTCGCACACTAAAGGACCTACAAGAAGAAGTTGAAAAAGTGAAAGACGACAAAGATGCCGCGATCCAACAGTTGCAGCAGAAGCTTTCTGCATTGCTCAAAGACATGGAGCAACTGAAAAACCTAAATTTTCAACAGACAGAAACACTTGCAACTCTGGAAAAAGAGAATCGCCAACTTAACCTCGATTATGAGGCAACTCTTGCCTGTTCTGAAGCGAAATCCTCGGAGATAGCCGAGCTGCAGAACGAACTTTTGGCAAAGCTGTCTTCTATTGCGGAGCTGGCGGATGTCCTCAAAAGCCAGGGCGCGGAGAAGGAAACGTTGCGCAAAGAGAAAGAGGCACTTCAGGATGACGTGCGCAAGTTGATGCTACAATTGCATGAACAGGAAGCTGTCGCTGAAGGTCTTGCGCAGAAGCTGCGTGAAATGCCCACGATTGAGGCGTCGCACGAAAACGGGAAATGTGGTCGGCCGGAGTATGAGCGAGAAGAAATGAAGTCGTCTGCGGAAGAAAAAGCGGTGTTGAAGTCTGCTTTGGATGAAAAAGAAGCCGAACTGTCGTCTGCACTCGCGTCCCAGTCTGCTTTGAAGACTGAGCTTCTGCAGTTACAGGCTCGCATCGCGGAGCTGGAAGCTGAACAGGAACCTCGTAACACTTCGAGTCCGCGTTTTGAAGAACCTCAGCAGGAAATCTGCAACCGAAACGCAGAAATATCGTCTCTCGAAGGCGAAGTGGCAGAATTGAAGCAGACGATTCGGGATTTGCTCTGCAGAGAAAATCAGCTGGCGGACGCCGAAGCGCAAGTGGCGGCCTTGCAGCACGACCTGGCTGCCTCAGAGACACAGCTTCAGCAGAAGGCCGCAGAGGCGGAAGAACTCGAGCAACGTCTCGCGAGCGCGGTTGGAGAGCTGAGGGCCACGGAGGAGCTGAAGCAATCGCTGTGTGAAAAGAACGAGCAGGTTGACTCGCTGACAAGACAGGTCTTGGAACTTGAGGAAGCGCTACGACAGCAGAAGGACATTGAGGACGCGCTGAAGGAGGAGACGGAATCCTTGAGGTCTGCCCTCGAGGAGGCGAGGATTAAAATGGCGGAGTTGGAGAAAACATGGCTGGAAAAGAATGAG GAATGTGCCATCTACCAAGCGAACATCTCCGTCCTTGACACAAAATTGCAGTCTCAATCTGATCTAATCGATACGCTCAAAAAGCAACTTGAAGGGGCCGAACAGGATGCATTCGACGCCCGAGAAAGATTGCAGACGGAAATCTGCAGAAAGGAAGAACTGTTGCAGACGTACGAGCTCAAACTGCAGCAACTAAACTCGGAAAAAGACGCCGCCCTTACTGCACTGAGAGAGGAAACAGACTCTCAAGAGAGGAGTAGAGTCGATAGGCTTTTGACAGTCATCGCGGAGTCCGAGAAGGAACTCGTCGAGCGCAATTCGGAACGCGACGGCCTCTACCTCCAGTTGATGCAGATCGAAGAAGAGCTTCGGGAGAAAAGCAGGGAAGGAAGTGCAGGTACGCCCAATACGTCGTGCCTGGTGGAAGATGAAGAGCAGGCGGCGACCTGCAGCCTCAGATGGGTGGAGACTGTGGACGACGTCTTGTCCGAGCTTTGCAAGAAGCTCGTGGAAGCCCGCCGTGAGATGGCGCTATGCGAAGAGAAGCTTTCCGAGGATCGGGCAAAGCATAAGGAACTGCTCG AAAAATGCAAGAATGACGGAAGAACCCCCGAAATTGTCCACCTAGAAAGTCGCATTGTGGAACTGATGTGTGACCACGACAGGCTAGCCAAAACGCAGCATAGGATCTACGAGACGGCTGACATGATGTTAGAGATGCTGCACAGCAGAGTGGAGAAGGTCATGAAATTGAGGCActcgacggaagcagacgacagctctgtGTTCATGAGCGTCAACAACACCATGGGAGATCAGAGCTTGGAGTGGAGTTACAGCCAAGACAA TGCCATGCAAGAAAGACTCTTGTCGAGAGGTACAGACTACAGAGACTTCTCACCCATCGGGAGCAACATGGGCAGCGATGTGTGGCTGCCGTCTCCCACCCGACGAAAGCCCATTGCCTCTCCCGCGGAGCACGTTGACATGCGCTCAGAAGTGCGTGTCAGCTGTCGCGGACCCGTGGAGACAAAGGCGTCTCTCCGCATCACTTTCATGCCCGAGGATGGTGCTGGTGACAGCAGCGTATCATTTAACGGTGGCGACTCCGCATGCTACGACTTTATATTTGAGGCAAAG GAAGAGGCTGAAAGACGTTGCGAAGATCTTCAACGTAACATAGAGGCGTTGCGTAAGGAGAAGAAGCAAGTCTTTGCTTGTTTCAACGAGCTCGTGAACGTTGTTTCTTCGCTGTTAGTAAAACAGGATCCCTGCGGTGTTTCCGAGAAAACCTGCGATGTTGCAACTACAAAGGAGAAGTGTGACCAGCTGCTCAGCACAATCAACGCACGTCATCAGCACTTGCGCTCAGAGTTCAATACCGTGCGGGACGGACTCCGCCAGCTGTGCCAGATATTCGGAGCCGACGTTGACTTTGACCGGCTGCTTGACGTGGTGACACCCGTGAGGACAGCCGAGATTAAGATGTTGTACTCTTTCATTGACGAGCTCTATCTCGAAAGAGAGAAGCTCGTGGCAGAGGTTGTCGAGCTACGATCCCAATTACTGCACCTCGACCGGGTAGCGGGAGGCTTACGAGAGGCGGTGTCCCTGCACGATGACAAGGTCGCGGAGCAGACGGAGAAGATAAAATCTCTCGAAGCGCAACTGGTCGAGCTCAAACCGATGGCGTCCGAAAGCTCTCGACAGGTCGCGGCACTGCGAGCCGAAACTGAGTCGTTGAAGAAGAAGCTCGACTCCCATACAGCAACAACGAAGTCTCTAAACAGTGCACTCGAAGAAGTGGAAGAACTGCTGGAGCAGACTACGAATGAGCGTGACAGCTGCATTAAGGAAACGGCGGCTGTTAAAACTCAGCTTCAGCAAGCTGAAGAGAAGGCTACGTCGCTGAAGGAGCTTGTCTCGGACCGCGAGGCGCGAGTATGCGAGCTAACGATGCAGGTGCAGTCTATGCAACAAGAATTGCGGGAGAGATCATCGAGAGAGACGACGGCATCAGAGAGGGCCGCCGCTCTGAACGACCAGTTGCTGAAGCTGGAGCGACAGCTGAGCGACGTACAGGATACCGCAGCGAGGAGGCTGGAAGCTTTACAGGCAGAGGCCGACGCTCTGAAACAGCAAAAGAGTTCTCTCGCAGAAAAATGTGAAAGTTTAACATCCGAGTTGTTAGACCTCCAAATAAAGGCCACGGACTGGGAAGCGAGAGAACTTGATCATGAACAGACAGTTGAGGGACTCGCCCTCCAGCTGGAGCATGtcaaggaagaaagaaacaccCTCTCCACCGAAGTCGGTGACCTCCGCGAAGCGCAGCTGCAGGCAGCCGCGGAACGAACTCGTCTCGAGCAGGAGAAGTTCGCGGTGCTGAAGCAGGCGGAAGAACAAGAGCAAGAGCTCCTTCGTCTTGATGCTGTCACTAAGGAAAACAAATCGCTCAAAGAGGACTTGGAACGGACGGCACAGAAAGCTTGGCGGGTTGATGAACTCTCCGCGAAGATATCTGGCCTGGAAGAAGAGAAGGCGACGCTGGAGGAAAAGCTGAAAGACATCGAGGCTATCGAGAACGAGTTGCAGACGACGAAGAAGAAACTTGAGGAGGCCGAAGAACTTTTCCAAGATAGGGCGTCACTGTTGACCGTGAAAGAAGAGGAACTTGCGGAGGCGCTGAACAGGAATCTGACCTACGAAGAGAAACTGGTGGAAGTGGAGAGAAGACTGGCTGGGGCTGAAGCGAAATTAGCCGAGTTTTCGGAGATAAAAGCGAAACTTGATGCTGCTGAATCCAAGAACGTGGACCTGACGAGACGCTTCGAAGATCTCCACGAGGAGAACGAAAACTTGTCTCAGAAGATCGAGAGGTCGACAAATCACGCCAAGGCGCTCGAACTCAGCAACAGGGAATATGAAGAAGCAGCCCAGATTCTGCGGAACGAGCTGGACACTGAATTAGACAAGGTATCGAAGCTTTCCGCTGCACTATCGGAGTTGAGCAGCCAGCGCAGCATTCTTGAGGAACAGTTGAGGAACCTGCAGGTCCAGTACGAGGAACTGATTAGACGCtcaacagaagaaaagagctcCCTCGTCAAACTTCACAACGAAGCAACGACCGAAGTAGATGACATGAGAAAGGAGGTCATCTCCTTGGAGTCAACGAGATGCTGCTTGGAATCGAGGCTTTCGGAGATTGCTGCAGAAAAGAAGCACCTTGAAGACTCGTCAAAGACCCTGCAAGAGAGAATCGAATCTCTCGAACAGCAGAAGACGTCACTGGAGTCCGAGGTTGCGTCGAAAGAGCAAGAGATGCAGCGTCTTCTCGGTCAACAGAAGACAACGCTAGATGAGTTGGATCAAGCGGCGGTGCGTTCGGCGCAGCTGGAGAAAGAGTCTGCGGAGAAGGATGCAGAGCTCAACACGTTGAGGCGCCATCTGGAAACTGCGCAGGCCTCGGAATCAAGTGCCTCGCAAAGGTGTCATGCTCTGGAAGGCAAGCTAGCAAATTCAGAGAAGGAGATTGAAAGTCTCAAGTCGGCACTCCTGGAACTGGACGTCGCAAAAGCAACGTTGGCCTGCGACTTGGAAATTTCTACGGCACAGAGAGAGGAACTGGCTGAGGGGCTGAACCGCATGGAAGCCGAGTTGAATCACTTGAAGGAGCTGCACAGTGAACAGCTGGCGGAAGTTGAGAGATTGAAGCAGGAAAAGGAAGCGATCCTTGCAAAG GCAGAAGATCTCTCCAGCAAGCTTTCTGCCAGCAATGCAACGAGAGAAGAGCACCTCACCAGAATCGGCTCGCTGGAGTCGACAAAGCTCTCTCTGGAGTCCGAGCTCTCCTCGAGTAGAGTCGAGAGGGAACGTCTCGGAGAGTCGTTGAAGACCCTGGAAGAAAGTGTTGCAGCTCTAGAATCCGCAAAGGCCACACTGAAGGCCGAGGTTTCTCGTAAAAAGGAAGACATGGGAAACCTGTTCGACGAGCACAAAAAGACGTTAGCCGAGCTCGATCAAGTTGCCCTGCGTTCCTCGCAGTTGAAGAAGACGCTGATGGAGAAGGACGCGGAGCTAAGTTCACTTAAAGAACAGCTCGGAAGTGTCACGCTGGAGAAAGAAAATGCGTCGCAATCTTGTTCCTCGTTGGCATTAAAACTCGAAAGTGAGCAGAAGGAAGTAGAAACGCTCAAGTTGAGGCTAGAGCAGGTCGAGAGTTTGAAGGCAACATTGGCTACGGAACTGGAGTCTAGTGCGTCACAGAGGGAAGAAGTGGAATCGAGGCTGTGCACGACGGAAGCTGAGATGAGCCAGTTGAGGGAGAAGTACAACGGGAATTTAGTGGAAATTGAAATGTTGAACAAGGAGAAGGAGTCCAGTGTTGCTAAG ATGGAAGCCTTGGCCAAAAAACTTTCCGCCGCAAACAGCAAGAGCGACGAGTACCGTCTCAAAGTCAACACAGCCATGGTGGCGGCTAAAAAGCACGAGCGCGAGAGGCACACGCTGGAATCTCAGCTTGGCAGCCTAAAGGAGGAAATGGCTCGGATGGAACAGAGCTGTGCAGAAGGCGAAAAAGCGCTGCAGCGAGTACAG
- the LOC135387930 gene encoding SRSF protein kinase 3-like isoform X2 — protein sequence MSSPIWHERKVEMSSVIAPVHTHDPTRGESQYNDYAAEDEEEEEEILGSDDDEQEDPRDYCKGGYHPVKIGDLFHNRYHVIRKLGWGHFSTVWLCWDLIAKRFVALKVVKSASHYTDTALDEIKLLKAVRESDTDDSCRERVVQLLDDFKISGINGTHMCMVFEVLGHNLLKLIIRSNYQGIPLQNVKTIIKQVLEGLEYLHSKCQIIHTDIKPENILIAVDEAYVRRLAYEATQWQKMGLRLPGSLVSTAPKELRMSSVQDTSSGSSKMSKNKKKKLRKKAKRQQELLERQMQQLEELEMEEGNNKEDGEEERKVGEKEVGTSKTLNGGGATSGSAVERSVRMEEEDRNDTEMGWNGAECGDPSWALGGRLSDVCNGHGGDGNPSLSNNLEPRQRTGNKLERSESTLAPPASGGGELRRVASCPENQKAVERLPDPVHEVCNISVKIADLGNACWVQHHFTEDIQTRQYRCLEVLLGGGYGTPADIWSTACMAFELATGDYLFEPHSGEDYTRDEDHLAHIIELLGEIPRHIAFSGKYSREFFTKRGELRHISNLKPWGLYEVLTEKYEWLAEDARAFADFLLPMLAYDPAQRARASDCLQHPWLADSSSSPSPHSPSPQSASSRNSNPTTKTPPLAKLPTQQQRHHGSSSPSTSPSSSASSSS from the exons GAGGCTACCATCCCGTCAAGATTGGCGACCTATTCCATAACCGGTACCACGTGATTCGTAAGCTGGGCTGGGGCCACTTCTCCACTGTCTGGCTATGCTGGGACCTAAT AGCAAAACGATTTGTAGCATTAAAAGTTGTGAAGAGCGCATCGCACTACACGGACACGGCCTTGGACGAAATCAAGCTTTTGAAAGCG GTGCGAGAGAGCGACACGGACGACAGCTGCAGGGAGAGGGTGGTTCAGTTGCTGGACGACTTCAAGATTTCTGGCATCAATGGCACGC ACATGTGCATGGTGTTCGAAGTCCTGGGCCACAACCTCCTGAAGCTGATAATCCGCTCCAACTACCAGGGCATTCCATTACAAAATGTCAAGACCATTATCAAGCAGGTGCTAGAAGGGCTGGAGTACCTGCACAGCAAGTGTCAGATCATCCACACAGACATCAAGCCTGAGAACATCCTGATCGCCGTGGATGAGGCCTACGTCAGGAGGTTGGCCTACGAGGCTACTCAGTGGCAGAAGATGGGCTTGCGGCTGCCGGGGTCTCTGG TGAGCACTGCGCCAAAGGAGCTACGGATGAGCAGTGTCCAGGACACCTCGAGCGGCAGCTCCAAGATGTccaagaacaagaagaaaaagctTCGGAAGAAGGCCAAGCGGCAGCAGGAGCTCCTGGAGCGGCAGATGCAGCAGCTGGAAGAGCTGGAGATGGAAGAGGGGAACAATAAGGAAGATGGGGAGGAagaaaggaaagtgggagagaaAGAAGTGGGAACGAGTAAGACGCTCAACGGAGGGGGCGCCACCAGCGGCAGCGCGGTCGAGAGGTCCGTTCGGATGGAAGAAGAGGACCGCAACG ACACAGAGATGGGCTGGAACGGTGCAGAATGTGGCGACCCCTCCTGGGCACTCGGGGGACGGTTGTCAGACGTGTGCAACGGGCACGGTGGGGACGGAAACCCGTCCCTCTCCAACAACCTCGAACCACGCCAGAGGACGGGTAACAAGCTGGAGCGGTCCGAGTCCACGTTGGCACCGCCCGCCTCTGGTGGCGGAGAACTGCGGCGGGTCGCCTCCTGTCCAG AGAACCAGAAGGCTGTTGAAAGGCTGCCTGATCCAGTACATGAAGTGTGTAATATATCTGTAAAAATTGCCGATTTAGGAAATGCTTGCTGGGTG CAACACCATTTTACGGAAGACATCCAGACGAGGCAGTATAGGTGTCTAGAGGTGCTCCTGGGTGGTGGCTACGGCACTCCGGCGGACATCTGGAGCACAGCTTGCATG GCCTTTGAACTGGCGACGGGAGACTACCTGTTTGAACCTCATTCTGGTGAGGACTACACGAGAGACGAGGACCATTTGGCTCACATAATTGAGCTGCTCGGAGAAATTCCACGTCACATTGCATTCTCTGGAAAGTACTCGCGCGAGTTCTTCACCAAGAGGG GAGAACTGCGGCACATCAGCAACCTGAAGCCCTGGGGCCTCTACGAGGTCCTCACCGAAAAGTACGAGTGGCTAGCCGAGGATGCCCGAGCTTTTGCGGACTTTTTGCTCCCGATGCTGGCGTACGACCCCGCCCAGCGCGCACGTGCCTCTGACTGCCTCCAGCACCCGTGGTTGGCCGACTCCTCCTCTTCCCCTTCCCCTCACTCGCCTTCCCCGCAGTCAGCCTCCTCCAGGAATTCCAATCCAACCACAAAGACCCCTCCCCTAGCAAAGCTGCCCACGCAACAGCAGCGCCACCACGGTTCCTCTTCCCCGTCAACCTCCCCATCCTCGTCTGCCTCCTCGTCATCCTGA